One Gloeobacter morelensis MG652769 DNA window includes the following coding sequences:
- a CDS encoding class I SAM-dependent rRNA methyltransferase produces the protein MSAPGAVQLKPQRRNRRTHPWIFASEVARFPSLEQVADGSMVDVLDAQGRFCGRGFLNRQSQIAVRYLERGADVVIDRAWWIERFGKALEHRHRFLGPQVKTFRWIHGEADGLPGLTVDRYGDFVVVQLLALGLEPWREVIVECLAELGSPLGIFERSDAPVRRLEGLKERVGCLWGEPPPTLVEIEEGSARLLVDIQQGQKTGLFLDQRFNRQHAARFAEGRSVLNAFGYTGAFGVHCALAGASSVLNVDIAEAATAIAEQNAQLNGVGEQCRALTANAFDVLREFDREGRRFEMIILDPPAFAKSRSVLEGALRGYKEINLRAMKLLTPGGILVTCSCSSHLSMEMFRDVIRDAAQDTGRTACLVEQRGQAPDHPILLHIPETEYLKYLLISID, from the coding sequence GTGAGTGCGCCCGGGGCGGTGCAGCTGAAGCCCCAACGCCGCAACCGCCGCACCCATCCGTGGATCTTTGCGAGTGAAGTCGCCCGCTTTCCGTCGCTTGAGCAGGTGGCGGACGGCAGCATGGTCGATGTGCTCGATGCCCAGGGCCGCTTTTGCGGGCGGGGATTTCTCAACCGCCAGTCACAAATCGCGGTGCGCTATCTGGAGCGCGGCGCGGATGTGGTGATCGACCGAGCCTGGTGGATCGAACGGTTCGGCAAGGCCCTGGAGCACCGGCACCGTTTTTTGGGGCCGCAGGTGAAGACTTTCCGCTGGATCCACGGCGAGGCGGACGGCCTGCCGGGGCTCACGGTCGATCGCTACGGCGATTTTGTCGTCGTGCAGCTATTGGCGCTGGGGCTTGAGCCCTGGCGCGAGGTGATCGTCGAGTGTCTGGCGGAACTGGGCTCGCCTCTGGGTATCTTCGAGCGCTCCGACGCGCCAGTGCGCCGCCTGGAAGGGCTCAAGGAGCGGGTGGGTTGTCTGTGGGGCGAGCCGCCGCCGACCTTAGTCGAGATCGAAGAAGGTTCCGCCCGGCTCCTGGTGGACATTCAGCAGGGGCAAAAGACGGGCCTTTTTCTCGATCAGCGCTTCAACCGCCAGCACGCCGCCCGCTTTGCCGAGGGGCGCAGCGTACTCAACGCCTTCGGCTACACCGGCGCCTTCGGTGTGCACTGCGCCCTGGCCGGGGCCAGTTCGGTGCTCAACGTCGATATCGCCGAGGCGGCCACCGCCATCGCCGAGCAGAACGCCCAGCTCAACGGGGTGGGCGAGCAATGCCGGGCGCTCACCGCCAACGCCTTCGATGTCTTGCGCGAGTTCGACCGGGAGGGTCGGCGCTTCGAGATGATTATTCTCGATCCGCCCGCCTTCGCCAAAAGCCGCAGCGTGCTGGAGGGGGCTTTGCGCGGTTACAAAGAGATCAACCTGCGGGCGATGAAACTGCTTACCCCGGGGGGGATCCTGGTCACCTGCTCGTGCTCGTCCCACCTGAGCATGGAGATGTTCCGCGACGTCATCCGCGACGCTGCCCAGGACACCGGCCGCACCGCCTGTCTGGTCGAACAGCGCGGCCAGGCGCCCGATCACCCGATCTTGCTGCACATCCCCGAGACCGAGTACCTGAAATATCTG